Proteins encoded together in one Kutzneria kofuensis window:
- a CDS encoding inositol monophosphatase family protein, whose protein sequence is MSTFDTTRLLDVAHGAMDKAIDLLMRNRAGEVQAKGDRDLVTEVELAIERLVRDHLQEQTPDVGFVGEETGGTGNPEVYWVLDPVDGTVNFVHGVPLCAVALGLIHVDQPLLGVIDTPFLHHRYWATRGHGAFRDGDPIAVSRTKTLEESLISLSDYGAGEGGVARTGASARLDQALSQRAQRVRRIGSSAVELVWVADGTLDASLTLGNRSWDTAAGAIIAREAGALVVDADGSQHNTSSRCAVAVTPSLGDALLPLLRILRGTRYWPISATEGETASTARPARKRVVGATAFLATIGVGIGDDDTADTLAEREFSSSRDAQTWIERELPLAEFPAWVVQRPRGAAGAFLFGAVQRGRYAMEAKGCIAWQADEGSVDDVEAYLVEGQVRWRDAQGAAR, encoded by the coding sequence ATGAGCACGTTCGACACAACACGCCTGCTTGACGTTGCGCATGGCGCTATGGACAAAGCGATCGACCTCCTGATGCGCAACCGGGCCGGCGAAGTTCAGGCCAAGGGTGATCGCGATCTGGTGACCGAGGTCGAGCTGGCCATCGAACGACTTGTACGAGACCACCTCCAGGAGCAGACGCCGGACGTCGGCTTCGTCGGTGAGGAAACCGGGGGGACCGGCAACCCGGAGGTGTACTGGGTCCTCGATCCTGTTGACGGGACTGTCAACTTCGTCCACGGGGTTCCGTTGTGTGCGGTGGCTCTCGGGCTCATCCACGTTGATCAACCCCTTCTCGGCGTCATTGACACGCCCTTCCTTCACCACCGGTACTGGGCAACGAGAGGCCACGGGGCATTCCGAGACGGCGACCCCATAGCTGTCTCGCGCACGAAAACCCTTGAGGAATCACTTATTTCGCTCAGTGACTACGGAGCAGGAGAGGGAGGTGTAGCGCGAACGGGGGCGTCCGCCAGGCTCGATCAGGCGCTTTCTCAACGCGCACAACGAGTTCGGCGCATCGGGTCGTCGGCGGTCGAGTTGGTCTGGGTGGCTGACGGCACTCTCGATGCCAGTCTCACGCTTGGCAACCGCAGTTGGGACACGGCGGCTGGAGCGATCATCGCCCGCGAAGCCGGCGCACTCGTCGTTGACGCGGACGGTAGCCAGCACAACACCAGTTCGCGTTGTGCCGTTGCGGTGACACCGAGCTTGGGGGACGCACTGCTCCCGCTTCTGCGCATCCTTCGCGGTACTCGATACTGGCCGATTTCAGCAACCGAAGGCGAGACAGCCTCGACTGCGCGGCCTGCAAGAAAACGCGTTGTCGGAGCAACGGCCTTCTTGGCGACGATCGGGGTGGGTATCGGCGACGACGACACCGCGGACACGCTTGCCGAGAGGGAGTTCTCCTCGTCGCGCGATGCGCAGACTTGGATCGAGCGAGAACTACCCCTGGCTGAGTTTCCCGCCTGGGTCGTGCAACGCCCGCGTGGTGCAGCGGGGGCTTTCCTGTTCGGCGCGGTCCAGCGTGGGCGTTATGCGATGGAAGCTAAGGGCTGCATCGCATGGCAGGCAGACGAAGGCTCGGTGGATGACGTAGAGGCGTACCTGGTCGAAGGGCAGGTGCGATGGCGCGATGCTCAAGGCGCGGCGAGGTGA
- a CDS encoding sporulation protein translates to MSATARPNIALTRLVEASGAAKKSLAFRLNQLAETAGLETHYTHTSWTNWMKRGTRPAQAVRPLIAQVLEERLGRPVSLAEIDLDHDPGVDSGSGLEFPRELGTAVQVATRFWSQVDSRDVRGPGVAVVNYNTPVRRWLALPADASAASQSPAAFRRVGKADVVELLETAEQARQWDSRYGGGNWRTSQLTVCLKERAAPLLHGSYSDTVGRRLFTATAQLARLAGWTAFDNGDHANAQRHYIQALRQARAAGDVQLGGYVLTCIALQCSLGGFHDDAIDMADSAFHRVGGHATPRVKGFFKLIEARIWARSGNARMADGALTTAERLLDAARSCTGDDPAWIDFFDEHRLASDAIEIHRDLGRPREAQRWNEFAAMPIDTFVRAYAIRQSVLGSTYLQGYQPDLEQALDHGHRAVSALAIVSSARAVDYLQALISRMSRWRTEPGVVELTRRIKTEISTA, encoded by the coding sequence ATGAGCGCCACGGCCCGGCCCAACATCGCCTTGACCCGCCTGGTGGAGGCGTCTGGTGCGGCGAAGAAGTCGTTGGCCTTCCGGCTCAACCAGCTTGCAGAGACCGCCGGCCTGGAGACGCACTACACCCACACCAGTTGGACGAACTGGATGAAGAGGGGAACGCGCCCGGCACAGGCGGTACGCCCGCTCATCGCCCAGGTCTTGGAAGAACGACTCGGGCGGCCGGTCAGCCTGGCAGAGATCGACCTTGATCACGACCCTGGCGTGGACTCAGGCAGCGGCTTGGAGTTCCCACGCGAGCTCGGCACCGCCGTGCAAGTCGCGACCAGGTTTTGGAGCCAGGTGGACAGCCGCGACGTCCGCGGCCCCGGCGTCGCAGTGGTCAACTACAACACCCCGGTTCGTCGCTGGCTGGCGCTCCCCGCTGACGCCAGCGCAGCCTCGCAGTCACCGGCGGCCTTCCGGCGCGTTGGAAAGGCGGATGTCGTCGAGCTGCTCGAAACAGCCGAGCAGGCCCGGCAGTGGGATTCCCGGTACGGGGGCGGGAACTGGCGAACCTCGCAGCTCACTGTTTGTCTGAAGGAGCGGGCGGCTCCGCTGTTGCACGGCTCCTACAGCGACACCGTCGGGCGCCGGCTGTTCACCGCCACGGCGCAACTCGCCCGGCTCGCCGGATGGACCGCGTTCGACAACGGCGACCACGCCAACGCCCAACGGCACTACATCCAGGCGCTACGTCAAGCTCGCGCTGCGGGGGATGTCCAGCTCGGCGGCTACGTGCTGACCTGCATCGCCCTACAGTGCAGCCTCGGCGGCTTCCACGACGACGCGATCGACATGGCCGACAGCGCGTTTCACCGCGTCGGTGGGCACGCCACGCCGCGCGTGAAGGGCTTCTTCAAGCTGATCGAGGCCCGCATTTGGGCACGCAGCGGCAACGCCCGCATGGCCGACGGCGCCCTGACCACAGCCGAGCGCCTGCTCGACGCCGCACGCTCTTGTACCGGCGACGACCCCGCTTGGATCGACTTCTTCGACGAGCACCGGCTCGCCTCGGACGCAATCGAGATCCACCGCGATCTGGGCCGGCCGCGCGAGGCGCAACGGTGGAACGAGTTCGCCGCCATGCCTATCGACACCTTCGTCAGGGCGTACGCCATCCGCCAAAGCGTCCTCGGTAGCACCTACTTGCAGGGGTACCAGCCCGACCTCGAACAGGCACTGGACCACGGCCACCGCGCCGTCTCCGCTCTCGCTATCGTCAGTTCGGCCCGCGCTGTGGACTACCTCCAGGCTCTGATTTCCCGGATGTCACGCTGGCGCACCGAACCCGGCGTTGTCGAACTGACACGTCGGATAAAGACCGAAATATCTACGGCTTGA
- a CDS encoding sugar phosphate isomerase/epimerase family protein — MPLGVNLCFAVKRMPEPERWAAFVREDLGLDRVQFTFDLLDPWWPDEQRARLARRVRDAAAAHDLIIDSCFVGLAHYVPSGLLDPDADARAAALTWWQRAIDLTAELGAPAVGGPMGTISETDAADPARRADRQDELVDHLERLARRATDVGVRELLVEPTPILREYPAYIDHCQTLLNTLRGRGVNNVGLTLDTGHALFQRLHGADAGIESWIHNLGSRIRQIHLDNTDGHGDPHWGWPHPQGTFDVGALATCLVDNNLADISVILEVYPRFEDDSTEVLKLIASSVEHCRAHFPVSTQVVSNAAAG; from the coding sequence ATGCCCCTGGGCGTCAACCTCTGCTTCGCCGTCAAGCGGATGCCAGAACCGGAACGCTGGGCCGCGTTCGTCCGCGAAGACCTCGGCCTCGACCGGGTGCAGTTCACCTTCGACCTGCTCGACCCCTGGTGGCCCGACGAGCAGCGCGCCCGGCTGGCCCGCCGGGTGCGCGACGCCGCCGCAGCCCACGACCTGATCATCGACTCGTGCTTCGTCGGGCTCGCGCACTACGTACCCAGCGGCCTGCTCGACCCGGACGCCGACGCCCGTGCCGCCGCCCTCACCTGGTGGCAACGCGCCATCGACCTCACCGCCGAACTCGGCGCTCCGGCCGTCGGCGGCCCGATGGGCACGATCAGCGAGACCGACGCAGCCGATCCCGCCCGCCGAGCCGACCGCCAGGACGAACTCGTCGACCACCTCGAACGACTCGCCCGCCGCGCCACCGATGTCGGAGTCCGCGAGCTGCTGGTCGAGCCGACCCCGATCCTGCGGGAGTACCCGGCCTACATCGACCACTGCCAGACCCTGCTGAACACATTGCGCGGGCGCGGCGTCAACAACGTGGGACTCACACTGGACACCGGACACGCACTGTTCCAGCGGCTCCACGGCGCCGACGCTGGGATCGAGAGCTGGATCCACAACCTCGGCTCGCGCATCCGGCAGATCCACCTGGACAACACCGACGGCCACGGCGACCCGCACTGGGGCTGGCCGCACCCGCAGGGCACCTTCGACGTCGGCGCGCTCGCGACCTGCCTGGTCGACAACAACCTGGCCGACATCTCGGTAATTCTGGAGGTGTACCCGCGGTTCGAGGACGACTCCACCGAGGTGCTGAAGCTGATCGCCAGCTCCGTCGAGCACTGCCGCGCCCACTTCCCCGTTTCCACCCAGGTGGTCAGCAATGCTGCCGCTGGCTGA
- a CDS encoding ATP-binding protein produces MKTFDAFKINIPNPALIILVGLQGSGKSTLAYRHFAPVEILSMDEFRARMCNDPASQSNSSAARRQLLDMLRQRLRNRVTTVVDSTNLRGDRRAELLDIAAEFEIPTVALVFTASAEWCRARIDSRASIIRDDVLAQNVELFKQTLRDIDNEGYSWVFRLDSQQTESIGFEHALPDDSDPDRWFEVEQLRPHEWVFRHPVDELRRHPAVLAETRPTWEFIARVAADVALDARLAPANTQVRTRVGAELRVRLPHCLPIHLVARQAGWERTLPSAR; encoded by the coding sequence ATGAAGACCTTCGACGCTTTTAAAATCAACATCCCGAATCCCGCTCTGATAATTCTAGTCGGCCTGCAAGGGAGCGGTAAGAGCACCCTGGCGTACCGGCACTTCGCCCCTGTTGAAATCCTCTCGATGGATGAGTTTCGTGCCCGAATGTGCAACGACCCGGCCAGTCAGTCGAACAGCTCCGCGGCGCGCAGGCAACTGCTTGACATGCTCCGTCAGCGTCTCCGGAACAGGGTCACTACCGTAGTCGACTCCACCAATCTCCGCGGGGATCGGCGCGCGGAACTCCTCGACATCGCAGCAGAATTCGAGATACCTACAGTCGCCCTGGTGTTCACCGCCAGCGCGGAGTGGTGTCGAGCGCGCATTGATAGTCGGGCTAGCATCATACGCGATGACGTCCTTGCTCAGAACGTCGAACTGTTCAAACAAACGCTTCGCGACATTGACAACGAAGGCTATTCCTGGGTGTTTCGCCTGGACAGTCAACAAACGGAGTCAATCGGGTTCGAGCACGCCTTGCCTGACGATTCTGACCCGGATCGTTGGTTCGAGGTCGAGCAACTTCGCCCGCACGAATGGGTATTCCGCCACCCTGTCGACGAACTCCGGCGCCACCCCGCCGTTCTCGCCGAAACACGGCCAACCTGGGAATTCATCGCACGTGTTGCCGCCGATGTGGCGCTCGACGCGCGGCTTGCGCCAGCGAACACGCAGGTCCGCACGCGGGTCGGCGCTGAACTGCGCGTACGGCTGCCCCACTGCCTGCCCATCCACCTCGTAGCCCGTCAGGCCGGCTGGGAGCGCACGCTGCCATCCGCCAGGTGA
- a CDS encoding 6-carboxytetrahydropterin synthase produces the protein MSDLARGRYSIGDGTFSFAAAHHLTDLPDAENKAGRSHGHTFTVEVELTDTELRAPGFVADYAELATLGEYLKRELDHRDLNAIFTFDTTTDALAQHITAWFLAHMPSERGKQLHAIHVNIGTTTRSPQHTAVDSFAFEAAHHLEGLPDGHKCGRPHGHSYRVDLRLDQQTSPRRRARIRALLAEYLDRQLDHRDLNAVLQFQPTSELVAEHLYAWTLSQAKGQEAAAVQALRVWESPRRWAEFTQDERSGR, from the coding sequence GTGAGCGACCTGGCTCGGGGACGTTACAGCATCGGCGACGGCACCTTCTCGTTCGCCGCGGCGCACCACCTCACCGATCTTCCTGACGCCGAGAACAAGGCCGGGCGGTCCCACGGTCATACCTTCACTGTCGAGGTCGAGCTCACAGACACCGAACTGCGGGCACCCGGTTTCGTGGCGGACTACGCCGAACTCGCCACGCTCGGCGAATACCTCAAGCGCGAACTGGATCATCGCGACCTCAATGCCATATTCACCTTCGACACCACCACCGACGCGCTCGCACAGCACATCACCGCGTGGTTCCTGGCCCACATGCCGTCCGAGCGTGGGAAGCAGCTCCACGCCATCCACGTCAACATCGGCACAACTACCAGGTCGCCTCAGCACACCGCGGTCGACTCGTTTGCGTTCGAGGCGGCTCACCACCTGGAGGGGTTGCCGGACGGACATAAGTGCGGCCGGCCTCACGGTCACTCCTATCGGGTGGACCTCCGGCTGGACCAGCAGACAAGCCCCCGCCGTCGCGCCAGGATTCGCGCCCTGCTCGCCGAGTATCTCGACCGTCAACTGGACCACCGCGACTTGAACGCCGTGCTCCAGTTCCAGCCGACGTCGGAGCTGGTTGCTGAGCACCTGTATGCCTGGACCCTTAGCCAGGCCAAAGGACAAGAGGCCGCCGCGGTCCAGGCGCTTCGCGTCTGGGAGTCGCCGCGCCGATGGGCCGAGTTCACCCAGGACGAGCGGAGCGGCCGGTGA
- a CDS encoding 7-cyano-7-deazaguanine synthase codes for MTEPRIPEVLLFSAGLDSYPAWHYLGRPPGLYFDLGHRYASQERAAVAALSDAAGIEIEISDELRLGAWEAEDAIIPLRNVHLAMHASNRAEMVWCIGVKGDHTLDKSRDAFADMGRFIARFSEKPTRVDSPFWDMTKTDIIAWYLAQGLPVEHLLLTFSCSRTDGSTVHCGRCSSCLRRWTSLVNNGVEAEFEHQPWTWDRVREFYIPAMRGGRYPDHRAHEFFAALATVGAAVAS; via the coding sequence ATGACCGAGCCCCGGATCCCCGAGGTCCTGCTGTTCTCCGCCGGGTTGGACTCCTACCCCGCCTGGCACTATCTCGGCCGCCCACCGGGCCTGTACTTCGACCTCGGTCACCGCTACGCCAGCCAGGAACGCGCCGCCGTCGCCGCGCTGTCCGACGCCGCCGGTATCGAGATCGAGATCAGCGACGAGCTCCGGCTGGGAGCGTGGGAAGCCGAGGACGCGATCATCCCGCTGCGCAACGTGCACCTGGCGATGCACGCCTCCAACCGCGCGGAAATGGTGTGGTGCATCGGCGTCAAGGGCGACCACACCCTCGACAAGAGCCGCGACGCGTTCGCCGACATGGGCCGGTTCATCGCCCGCTTCTCGGAGAAACCGACCCGAGTCGACAGCCCCTTCTGGGACATGACCAAGACCGACATCATCGCCTGGTATTTGGCGCAGGGCCTGCCGGTCGAGCACCTGCTGCTGACGTTCTCCTGCAGTCGCACCGACGGCAGCACCGTCCACTGTGGCCGCTGCTCCAGTTGCTTGCGCCGCTGGACGTCCCTGGTCAACAACGGCGTCGAAGCCGAGTTCGAGCACCAGCCCTGGACCTGGGATCGGGTCCGCGAGTTCTACATCCCGGCCATGCGCGGTGGCCGATACCCCGACCACCGGGCTCATGAGTTCTTCGCAGCACTGGCCACCGTCGGTGCGGCCGTGGCGAGCTGA
- a CDS encoding 7-carboxy-7-deazaguanine synthase QueE yields MTITLADDELLVAERFGPTVQGEGPSTGRRAVFVRLMNCNLTCKTCDTPYTWDDSRFDLDAEATVTSVSDLLAWATAQPVDLVVITGGEPLIQQRRLIALAQGLVDAGLRVEIETNGTIAPAPDLLAWVSQFNVSPKLSTFGAGMPASKRIKRRVLGHFAVSGRAVFKFVVSSIADLDEITELVSSHDLAPVYVMPEGRTAEEVTRRLAEIADPAIERGFHLSTRLHLLTWGDQRGR; encoded by the coding sequence GTGACGATCACGCTGGCCGATGACGAACTGCTCGTCGCGGAGAGGTTCGGCCCGACCGTGCAAGGCGAAGGCCCGTCGACCGGACGACGTGCCGTGTTCGTCCGGCTGATGAACTGCAACTTGACCTGCAAGACCTGCGACACCCCCTACACCTGGGACGACTCCCGGTTCGACCTGGATGCCGAAGCCACCGTCACCTCGGTCAGCGATCTCCTGGCCTGGGCGACGGCCCAGCCGGTCGACCTCGTGGTCATCACGGGCGGCGAACCCCTGATCCAGCAACGTCGCCTCATCGCCCTCGCTCAGGGACTCGTGGACGCCGGGCTGCGGGTGGAGATCGAGACCAACGGCACGATCGCGCCCGCACCTGACCTGCTCGCCTGGGTGAGCCAGTTCAACGTGTCGCCGAAGCTGTCGACGTTCGGAGCCGGAATGCCGGCCTCCAAACGGATTAAGCGACGGGTGCTTGGCCACTTCGCGGTCAGCGGCCGGGCGGTGTTCAAGTTCGTCGTCTCCAGCATCGCCGACCTCGACGAGATCACCGAGCTCGTCTCCAGCCACGACTTGGCGCCGGTCTACGTGATGCCCGAAGGCCGCACCGCCGAAGAGGTCACCCGACGCCTGGCCGAGATCGCCGACCCGGCCATCGAGCGGGGCTTCCACCTCAGCACGCGGTTGCACCTGCTCACGTGGGGAGACCAGCGTGGCCGCTGA
- a CDS encoding nucleoside 2-deoxyribosyltransferase — MKAYIAAPLFCDAEKAFNLQVDTAVRALGLATFLPQRDGGEAAPLVRQGLDEDTVRRRLYELDCAAIAECPIFVFILDGRVPDEGGCVELGMARARGADCFGVQTDSRRFGGTDSNNLMIDYSLNGGIAHSIDELSALLRAHLDALTPVS; from the coding sequence ATGAAGGCATACATCGCCGCACCACTGTTCTGCGACGCGGAGAAAGCGTTCAACCTTCAGGTCGACACCGCGGTCCGCGCCCTGGGCCTCGCCACCTTTCTTCCCCAGCGCGACGGCGGCGAAGCCGCCCCGCTGGTCCGCCAGGGTCTGGATGAAGACACCGTCCGGCGCCGGCTCTACGAGCTGGACTGCGCCGCGATCGCGGAGTGCCCGATCTTCGTGTTCATCCTCGACGGCCGCGTCCCCGACGAAGGCGGCTGCGTGGAACTTGGCATGGCCCGCGCCCGCGGCGCCGACTGCTTCGGCGTGCAGACCGACTCGCGCCGCTTCGGCGGCACCGACTCCAACAACCTGATGATCGACTACTCGCTCAACGGCGGTATCGCCCACTCGATCGACGAGCTGAGCGCGCTCCTACGCGCCCACCTCGACGCGCTCACGCCCGTCTCCTGA
- a CDS encoding ribulose-phosphate 3-epimerase gives MLPLADLYPRDRLAVEVSLWSADLADLGAEVARLTPYADVFHIDASDTRFVPSPLFFPDLVAALRSHTQVPFHVHVMAEHALPLVEDFARAGVDLLSVHAEADDVADALQAIRTRGGAAGLALRLDTPVDTVEAHLDDIDFVVLIGTPLGTKGTTMDPAAPDRVRQLRALAARTGQDQLPVIADGGIRENTVPELADAGADAVVAGSLLLGSDDLAATTTWLHRQRSDVAFDGERVEERT, from the coding sequence ATGCTGCCGCTGGCTGACCTGTACCCGCGCGACCGGCTCGCGGTCGAGGTGTCGCTGTGGTCGGCTGACTTGGCCGACCTCGGCGCGGAGGTCGCCCGGCTGACCCCCTACGCAGACGTCTTCCACATCGACGCCTCCGACACCCGGTTCGTGCCCAGCCCGCTGTTCTTCCCCGACCTCGTCGCGGCGCTGCGTTCGCACACGCAGGTGCCTTTCCACGTCCACGTCATGGCCGAGCACGCCCTGCCCTTGGTCGAGGACTTCGCCCGCGCCGGGGTAGACCTGCTGTCCGTCCACGCGGAAGCCGACGACGTCGCCGACGCCCTGCAAGCGATCCGGACGCGGGGCGGTGCCGCCGGCCTCGCGCTGCGCCTGGACACGCCCGTCGACACCGTGGAAGCGCACCTCGACGACATCGACTTCGTGGTTCTCATCGGCACACCGCTGGGCACCAAGGGCACCACGATGGATCCGGCCGCGCCGGATCGTGTGCGGCAGCTGCGGGCGTTGGCCGCCCGCACCGGCCAAGACCAGCTTCCGGTCATTGCCGACGGCGGCATCCGCGAGAACACCGTTCCCGAGCTCGCCGACGCGGGTGCCGACGCTGTGGTCGCCGGATCGTTGTTGCTGGGCAGCGACGACCTCGCCGCCACCACCACCTGGCTTCACCGCCAACGGAGCGACGTGGCGTTCGACGGAGAGCGCGTCGAGGAGCGGACGTGA
- a CDS encoding dTMP kinase: protein MAADPAASRAEVPPYEAARGVLITVEGIWGGGKTTTATALSARLTAAGFSTRVLHYGPRHGVIERLSDILDTAPLRRRDGIGGYDSAHHATVDVLLRLCRESYNHRVLYRPALAEHDVVVIDHGVYSKLAYALAVLSEQHPDVDPTLLLDQLREVVAPWFLHPDVALWLDTPWPLARERAIARGRGGGNPGSVERLLFLPRYSHAYRLLADALPDRVRRIRVGTRTTPSVLAEIDELLAPVLHIQTGALR from the coding sequence GTGGCCGCTGACCCCGCCGCCAGCCGTGCCGAAGTGCCGCCATACGAGGCCGCCCGCGGTGTGCTGATCACCGTCGAAGGAATCTGGGGCGGCGGAAAGACCACGACCGCCACCGCGCTGAGCGCGCGGCTCACCGCCGCGGGGTTCTCCACGCGCGTGCTGCACTACGGCCCCCGCCACGGCGTCATCGAACGCCTTTCGGACATCCTCGACACAGCTCCGCTGCGTCGCCGCGACGGTATTGGCGGCTACGACTCGGCGCACCACGCCACAGTTGATGTCCTGCTGCGGTTGTGTCGGGAGTCCTACAACCACCGCGTCCTCTACCGGCCGGCGCTGGCCGAGCATGACGTCGTGGTCATCGACCACGGCGTGTACTCCAAGCTCGCCTACGCCCTGGCGGTGTTGTCTGAGCAACACCCGGACGTCGACCCGACGCTGCTGCTGGACCAGCTTCGAGAGGTAGTCGCTCCGTGGTTTCTACACCCCGACGTCGCGCTGTGGCTGGACACTCCCTGGCCGCTGGCCCGCGAACGCGCCATCGCCCGAGGTCGCGGCGGAGGCAATCCCGGCTCGGTGGAACGGCTGTTGTTCCTGCCTCGCTACAGCCACGCCTACCGCCTGCTCGCCGACGCCCTCCCCGACCGCGTTCGGCGGATCCGGGTCGGCACCCGGACCACGCCGAGCGTGCTGGCCGAGATCGACGAACTGCTCGCGCCCGTGTTGCACATCCAGACAGGAGCTTTGCGATGA
- a CDS encoding cupin domain-containing protein: protein MITPLDIPTARVAPRLLPPSGLDLLVAASTCEGRARHLRDLLAGADADGSVYLANPDEVRAMLLHGTDPQLYLAYRDIAAPRPKTDQTDADADGTHAWFADLVVYTAANLGHSPELGRSLGHWNTAAQVEIFQCLSGRVLVLHTNIDDDGNSTMDYHVCQAGDHVVIPFGAWHLTAVLDAPAVVFNIYTDVADLRTGHTSREAVDSDLKYRAAPAPELTIARTASEIAVVGSSRELTERPLRRGEFPSWAEALLMPSGLAALYRHAPAAELARLQEHAAHFGHRPVLATAP, encoded by the coding sequence ATGATCACGCCGCTGGACATCCCCACGGCCCGTGTCGCTCCCCGCCTGCTGCCGCCGAGCGGCCTGGACCTGCTCGTCGCGGCATCAACCTGCGAAGGCCGGGCCCGCCACCTCCGCGACCTGCTGGCGGGCGCTGACGCCGACGGGTCGGTCTACCTGGCCAACCCCGACGAGGTGCGCGCGATGCTTCTTCACGGCACCGACCCGCAGCTCTACCTCGCCTATCGCGACATCGCCGCGCCCCGACCCAAGACCGACCAGACGGACGCGGACGCGGACGGCACGCACGCCTGGTTCGCCGACCTCGTCGTCTACACCGCGGCGAACCTCGGCCACAGCCCGGAACTCGGCCGGTCGCTCGGCCACTGGAACACCGCGGCTCAGGTCGAAATCTTCCAGTGCTTGTCCGGCCGGGTTCTCGTGTTGCACACCAACATCGACGACGACGGTAACTCCACAATGGACTATCACGTATGTCAGGCCGGTGATCACGTCGTCATCCCTTTCGGTGCCTGGCACCTGACCGCCGTGCTCGACGCCCCGGCGGTGGTGTTCAACATCTACACCGATGTCGCTGACCTGCGGACCGGACACACCAGCCGGGAGGCGGTCGACAGTGACCTGAAGTACCGGGCGGCGCCCGCTCCCGAGTTGACCATCGCGCGCACGGCCTCGGAGATCGCCGTTGTCGGCTCCAGCCGCGAGCTCACCGAGCGACCTCTGCGGCGCGGTGAATTCCCGAGCTGGGCCGAGGCCCTGCTGATGCCCTCTGGACTGGCCGCGCTCTACCGCCATGCTCCGGCCGCCGAACTGGCTCGGCTGCAGGAGCACGCCGCGCATTTCGGCCACCGCCCAGTCCTCGCCACGGCGCCATGA
- a CDS encoding HAD family hydrolase — protein sequence MTPVAADPLEGWVVSVDLWATLITYGDREAEAAWRIREFETVLTEFGHDLPDGKVREAILAVRADTQRRQRTTGEQPPVRGQVEQMLTVMGLPLDTRLIDTLLVPHTHAVLRACPDIIPGAHSALWALRQAGARLVLTSNTLATPASVSRLILDDHDLTTVFDETVFSSDVGLAKPRWEMFAAVATAAGTDLSRVVHVGNSVTTDIHGALNAGCRAVLFNPAGKPCPAGVRAITSLDQMPIAVLATCS from the coding sequence GTGACACCGGTCGCGGCAGATCCGTTGGAGGGCTGGGTGGTCAGCGTCGATCTGTGGGCGACGCTGATCACATACGGCGATCGCGAGGCCGAAGCCGCCTGGCGGATTCGCGAGTTCGAGACCGTGCTCACCGAGTTCGGTCACGACCTTCCCGACGGCAAGGTCCGTGAAGCGATCCTCGCCGTGCGCGCGGACACCCAACGACGTCAACGTACAACTGGCGAACAACCTCCGGTGCGTGGCCAAGTCGAGCAGATGCTCACCGTCATGGGCCTGCCCCTCGACACGCGGCTGATCGACACCCTGCTCGTCCCGCACACTCATGCGGTCTTGCGAGCCTGCCCCGACATCATCCCCGGCGCGCACAGCGCGCTCTGGGCACTGAGGCAGGCCGGAGCTCGGCTCGTGTTGACCTCCAACACCCTGGCCACTCCGGCGTCGGTATCCCGGCTCATCCTCGACGACCACGACCTGACCACCGTGTTCGACGAGACCGTCTTTTCCTCTGACGTCGGGCTGGCCAAACCACGCTGGGAGATGTTCGCCGCGGTCGCCACCGCCGCAGGTACGGATCTGAGCCGGGTGGTGCACGTCGGCAACAGCGTGACCACCGACATCCACGGCGCGCTGAACGCCGGATGCCGCGCGGTGCTGTTCAACCCGGCTGGCAAGCCCTGTCCTGCCGGCGTGCGGGCCATCACCAGCCTCGACCAGATGCCGATCGCCGTCCTGGCCACTTGCTCCTGA